The window CTTGATTGCTGGGAGCAGAATAGCACCAGTGTTGGAAACACATCAGGGACGAACGCTACTAATAATAAGTGGCGGCCTGACTCACCACATCGTAGAAAAGAGTTCCCCACACTTTCCCTTTCTTATTAATGCAATTGGCAGGACATTTATACCTGTAGACGCACAAACATGAGCTCATGTCCAATGTTAAAGAATGTAAGGAGACAATGACCTCCAGAGGGGATATCCGACCTGTTGCAGGTTATCCCTTTACATTTGTCCCGCAGCCTAGCCTCGCACTTGACGTTCTGAGctgaggaagaaaggaaaaagtaaacaaatcatttattaaataattaaaatgcaatTACTTTGTGCCGTTATTTGTACCAAAGTAGGTGCTGCTGGGAGCGCTTGAGGACGGCGTCCGGGATGCGGTGGTGTTGGACGCAGGTTTCTTGGGGGCGGACGGTTTGGGTTTGGGGGCCGGCACTGCGGTGGTGCGAGGTTGCGGAGGCACCTGAGGCTTCTCCACTTCGTTCATGTCCTGCGTCTCTGCGGTCTCTGGGGACGAGCGAACAAGCCGGCGTCAGGGGGAGCAACGCTTTAGCGTCCTGATCGGGAAACCACGTGGCGTCGCTCACCTTTGTAGCACAAGTTATTCCTGCATCCTCCTCCGTAGCTGGGAGGGCAATGGGAACAAGGGCGGCCATGCCGGTACGGGGCCTCGCCGATCCAGTTGCCCCTGCAGAAGAACAGCGGACAGCCTGACCAAGGTGGAAATGAATCATCGGTCCAGCTCAAGGTCTTTTAATTACTTGTCCAGTCTCAACCCTCAACCCATTAAACCCGCCAACTAATAAAAACCAGTCCTTGTTGTCTCTCAGGCACTCACACCCTGTCTGAGAACTAACGCTCGCCccgttttttatttttctttcctcgTGCTTCATTATTATCGTTCTATTCTGGAGGAATTTTTACGGCCCCGACACGTTATAGAAACGTCTCGAAAACCACCTTCCAGCGTTTGTCAGCGGTGACAGGAAGAACGCAAGCGAGAGCAGGAATGTTGATCTTACTTTGGGGAATAGTTGCACACGAGGTAAACGGCGTTGTCCCatgtgtctccccacacgttcATCTTcggacacacgtgcacggcgcAGCCCACTCGGTTGGTGGTTGCCCAGACCAGCTATAAAGAGGGATGTAAAAGACAGCAACGGATTGTTGAATGGACAGTGAAAGGTTTCCCTTTTGTGGGATGAGTTATTCACGCCATCCACTGGGGAAACCAGCAGAATATGCTAGGAGAAGGTAGCACAAGCAGACGTATTGGATTATTATTGGACCGAAAGCTGCTGTGGGGGTGTTATAGTTTAATGATGTGCCATTTCCTTGGAAACAGAGCAGAATTTTCCTCATCAGAATGTGCACTCTCCCTTCTTTGGAATGTTCCGATTTTCCAATTCTGCTTAGAGGTCAGTGGAAGTGGTGAGTCAGCAAATAGGTGTGCTGGGTGGGTCAACTCCATGTTCTACTGAAGGCCCCGGCAGTTTTCTCCAGGTAATTCTGGGTTATCGACCATTGAGAAGGCAGAGACAAGGTGATGATGCTCACGTCCGGccccagctcctctctggatCATCTTTGAAAGAATCCAGGTCAGACGGGCGACGGGGGTTACTGGTGCGTCGGGAAATGACTGCCAGATGGCAGCGATCGGGTTTCAGGGCGAAGGCATGGGGAGGAGTAGAGACGTGTCTGAGGACTCATCCCAGCAACTACACAATCCTGTCTGGGGGGGAAGACGAGGTCAGCCTCTGTGTCCTGATGAGTCATTCTATaattttctcctctgctcttcatcaGCTCGTCTGGGcactcctccctctgctgccgccTGCATCTGGTGGTCTGTTTATCCCtgaaacatctgtgtttttACCCTGGGTTCCTGGAGCCGTGGTGGTCATTTGACTCCACAACTGTGACCATAAGTTCTGTGAAATATCACACAAGGTGCACGCCACCTGTTGTACACCAACCCCGACCTTTAAAGATGAGGGAACACCACTGGTGAATACAGCGGAATATTGGTATACAGGTGGAGGATATATCGCGCctattttaaaaagacatttaaaaaataggCAATATGGACACCTTAAAGAACTCCTGTTGAAGcctgaaattatttttattcttttctcgAAGTGCCTCACTTTAGAAATCAGCTGTTTAAAGTAGGAATATGTTTGTGTCTGAGCTGCAACACAGTAGAGGCTTATTGACCTtgcaaaaagaacaaataaaaatgatgcCTCAACACTTGTTTTTTGCTTTAACCCAGCGGACCTCCGGTTACGGGGTGATGCAGAGGATTTTGAGGCACCCAGGGACTAATGCTGCACCTTCATCAGTCATTAAGGGTCAAATTATTACTTCTGATTTGGAGTTCACACACAAGGTTGCTTACCAATCAACTGGGCATTTTAAGATTAGCATTCATTCGTGGGTCACCTTGAAAGACTCAGCTTCTCTTGTACCCCACACCCTGCACAACCCCTGGTCTCTACACCTGCTTATTACCGTTTCAGTCGTTTTTCTATCCCACCTGAGTGTAATGGGTGCACATGGGCCCTGAGCAGCGTTCCGGACACCAAGGGTTGCACTCCTGAGGGTATGGATAGGTGTAGTCTTTCACCTCGTCATACCAGGCCTGGACATGGAAGGCAGGAGAGCGATATCtgcaagagaggaagagggtgggggggcagcaggtttAGTCACAGAGGCCAACCGGGTACCAGTTACATAAAGGAAATACCTGATGGAGTTACTAGGTATCTGAATAAAGAAGCCCAGCATGGCTCTTCCAGTTCTTTGGTCTTCAAATGAGGCTAAATTTGACCGCAGCAgcttgttcaaagggcattaaatcaggtttaaaaaaagaaacgaaTGAAAGCAAACCTAAACAGGACTCCACAGCATGGCTCTTCTTATAAACATCTCTTTTTATGGTACTGAAAAGAACTTATAAGTGGAGCATAGAGGATGGGTGAAAACCATCAGGCTCTGTCGGAACAGGAATAACAGGAGGAAAAACCTGGATGGAGGACTCAAACCCTAGCACGGCATCCACACACTGTCCCTGACAATAGGGATGGCGGTGCATGCGGGTGGTGTCCTCTCTGACAGACACTCTTTCACCATCGCTGTTTATACAACGGTAACTTGCTCCACTTCCATGTTTGTGCTACATTCAGAcagaagtggagaaaaagggttTTTTATGCCGTAAGTGGATACTTAATTGGTGTGGTTTATGGGAAAAGAGGAACTTCAGATGAGTTCAAGgagaaggattaaaaaaaatacttccACAACTTAGGGAGTCGGCTCGTGAAAGGGCAGAAGGTCTCGCGCAGTCTGAGATGAGGAATAACCGAATTCTGACCTTTGATTAATTGATTTTGCATTAGCGGCCATTAAAAACTCAAGAGTTGGCTTACGAGTTAGTAAGTTGCAGCTAACGCTGCAATAAAAACTTTGCTGAGATGCCATCTGGGCCGTGAACAGGACTGAAACAAGAACAGGGCAAATACTGTATATGTCCAATATGATGGAAATGAACTCTGCCAGCGCTGAGCAATAAATGACGGGATCTGAGTTAAGTGACTGTTCCCGTTTCTGAGTTTTCACAGGAGACCGAGATGATCCCACACTCACCTTCCTGAGTGGACGGCCAAGTTCTGGCCAATGGACATGAGCAGGTCCTGAGGTCCATGGTCCCAGTGACACGTCTCCGCCCACTGAGTGGCGGACTGCTCCAGCTCGTCATCCCAgacctgcaaacaggaagtcagacaagggtttattttatttcacgGCCCAATAATGACTCGCCTGCAGCATCTGCTCCCAAAACATCGTAAATATTCCGCCCTGCGACCTGCTCGCTCCCGCCTCCTGGAACCGAGCTGGACGCGGGTGCAACGTCAACCTTAGCCGGTGATATTTGAGCGCAGCCGCTGGCGCCTGGCCCTTGTCCACTACAAATCTCCAGCAATCACAGCAGAATTATCCCCATTTCCTGAGTGTGTTTCTCTATGTTTCAGGACGGGAGGCTGGAAAGCAGAGAAGACACCTGACTCCATGGGTGGACTCGCACACGGCGAGGCCCCCCTATCTCCCCAGTAA is drawn from Takifugu flavidus isolate HTHZ2018 chromosome 2, ASM371156v2, whole genome shotgun sequence and contains these coding sequences:
- the crispld2 gene encoding cysteine-rich secretory protein LCCL domain-containing 2: MTCAAMTWLLVLSLLLLCVTDSASLFLPDSEELRQLLSRYEGEVDPVGGGDASGNRTRRAIRWSDREEILQLHNKLRGGVYPTASDMEFMVWDDELEQSATQWAETCHWDHGPQDLLMSIGQNLAVHSGRYRSPAFHVQAWYDEVKDYTYPYPQECNPWCPERCSGPMCTHYTQLVWATTNRVGCAVHVCPKMNVWGDTWDNAVYLVCNYSPKGNWIGEAPYRHGRPCSHCPPSYGGGCRNNLCYKETAETQDMNEVEKPQVPPQPRTTAVPAPKPKPSAPKKPASNTTASRTPSSSAPSSTYFAQNVKCEARLRDKCKGITCNRYKCPANCINKKGKVWGTLFYDVQSSICRAAIHSGAIDNSGGLVHITRMDKQPFFVRSTKNGIESFSKHRTSNAFLLTKVEETSADCYATVAEVCPYKKPSSLCPRFFCPPDCKAQPSFWSPVIGNNIYADSSSICKAAIHAGVIGTDGGYVDVLPLDKRKNYVGVLKNGVQSESKNNTDGGSFRVFAVRQ